A stretch of the Pseudomonas sp. ACM7 genome encodes the following:
- the dut gene encoding dUTP diphosphatase: protein MHTLQAKILDPRIGTDFPLPQYATPGSAGLDLRAMLEKDTVIKPGETLLIPTGLSVYIGDPGLAALILPRSGLGHKHGIVLGNLVGLIDSDYQGPLMVSCWNRGQTDFNIAVGERLAQLVLVPVVQAHFEMVEEFVETERGAGGFGHSGSH, encoded by the coding sequence ATGCACACTTTGCAAGCCAAGATCCTCGACCCTCGCATCGGTACCGATTTCCCGCTGCCGCAGTACGCCACGCCAGGCTCCGCCGGCCTCGACCTGCGCGCCATGCTGGAAAAAGACACCGTCATCAAGCCGGGCGAAACCTTGCTGATTCCTACCGGCCTGTCGGTGTACATCGGCGATCCAGGCCTGGCGGCGCTGATTCTGCCGCGCTCGGGCCTGGGCCATAAGCACGGCATCGTGCTGGGCAACCTTGTCGGCCTGATCGACTCTGATTATCAAGGCCCGCTGATGGTGTCGTGCTGGAACCGCGGTCAGACCGACTTCAACATCGCGGTCGGCGAGCGTTTGGCCCAGCTGGTTTTGGTGCCGGTGGTTCAAGCGCACTTCGAGATGGTCGAAGAGTTCGTTGAAACCGAGCGCGGTGCCGGCGGTTTCGGGCACTCCGGCAGCCATTGA
- the coaBC gene encoding bifunctional phosphopantothenoylcysteine decarboxylase/phosphopantothenate--cysteine ligase CoaBC, whose protein sequence is MQRLYRKRIVLGVGGGIAAYKSADLVRRLIDQGAEVRVVMTRGGSEFITPLTMQALSGHPVHLDLLDPAAEAAMGHIELAKWADLVLIAPATADLIARLAQGIADDLLTTLVLATDAVVAVAPAMNQAMWRDPATQANLQTLESRGLKTFGPASGSQACGDVGMGRMLEATDLAQCAADCFQRQALTGKHVLITAGPTQENIDPVRYITNHSSGKMGFALAEAAVEAGARVTLITGPVHLPTPDRVTRIDVVSARDMLAACEAAIPCDLFIASAAVADYRPEVVAPQKLKKDPTNGDGLLLQMVRNPDILATIATRPDRPFSVGFAAETEHLLDYAARKLKDKNLDLIVANDVANPSIGFNSEENACSVIDRQLHATLFAQTSKSKIARQLITFIAERLNQV, encoded by the coding sequence ATGCAGCGGCTGTATCGGAAACGCATCGTTCTGGGCGTCGGCGGCGGTATCGCTGCCTACAAGAGCGCCGACCTGGTTCGCCGCTTGATCGACCAGGGCGCCGAAGTGCGCGTGGTCATGACCCGCGGCGGCAGCGAGTTCATCACACCGCTGACCATGCAGGCCTTGTCCGGGCATCCAGTCCACCTCGATTTGCTCGACCCGGCGGCCGAAGCTGCCATGGGCCACATCGAGCTGGCCAAATGGGCCGACCTGGTGCTGATCGCCCCCGCCACCGCGGACCTCATTGCCCGCCTGGCCCAAGGCATTGCCGACGACCTGCTGACCACGCTGGTGCTGGCCACCGACGCCGTGGTCGCCGTTGCCCCGGCGATGAACCAGGCCATGTGGCGCGACCCGGCCACCCAGGCCAACCTGCAAACCCTCGAAAGCCGCGGCCTGAAAACCTTCGGCCCGGCCTCCGGCAGCCAGGCCTGCGGCGATGTCGGCATGGGCCGCATGCTCGAAGCCACCGACCTCGCTCAGTGTGCGGCGGACTGCTTCCAGCGTCAGGCGCTGACCGGCAAACACGTGCTGATCACCGCCGGCCCGACCCAGGAAAACATCGACCCGGTGCGCTACATCACCAACCACAGCTCCGGAAAAATGGGCTTTGCCCTGGCCGAGGCCGCAGTGGAAGCCGGCGCCCGCGTAACGCTGATAACCGGCCCGGTGCACCTGCCGACCCCGGATCGCGTCACCCGCATCGACGTGGTCAGCGCCCGCGACATGCTCGCCGCTTGTGAAGCCGCGATCCCTTGCGACCTGTTCATCGCCTCGGCAGCGGTCGCGGACTACCGTCCGGAAGTCGTCGCCCCACAGAAACTCAAGAAAGACCCTACGAACGGCGACGGCTTGTTGCTACAGATGGTGCGTAACCCGGACATTCTGGCCACCATCGCCACCCGCCCTGACCGTCCGTTCAGTGTCGGTTTCGCCGCTGAAACCGAACACCTGCTCGATTACGCTGCCCGCAAGTTGAAAGACAAGAACCTCGATTTGATCGTCGCCAACGACGTCGCAAACCCGAGCATTGGCTTCAACAGCGAAGAAAACGCCTGCAGCGTGATCGACCGCCAGCTACACGCCACACTTTTCGCCCAGACCAGCAAGAGCAAGATTGCTCGCCAGCTGATCACTTTTATCGCCGAACGTCTGAACCAGGTTTAA
- the radC gene encoding DNA repair protein RadC translates to MSIRDWPAAERPRERLLELGSGSLSDAELLAIFLRTGVSGKSAVDLARHLLNQFGSLRSLLEADQAAFSRQLGLGPAKFAQLQAVQEMGRRHLAERARQKSALENPQAVRDYLKSMLRHEPHEVFGCLFLDSRHQVLTFEVLFRGSIDSTSVYPRQVVKRALAHNAAALILCHNHPSGNTNPSQADRTLTKRLQEALDLIDVRVLDHFIIGDGDPLSMAEYGWM, encoded by the coding sequence ATGAGTATTCGCGATTGGCCCGCGGCGGAACGGCCGCGGGAGAGGTTGCTGGAGTTGGGCTCGGGGAGCCTTTCAGACGCCGAATTGCTGGCGATTTTTTTACGAACCGGCGTGTCGGGTAAAAGCGCGGTAGATCTGGCGAGACACCTGTTGAATCAGTTTGGCAGCCTGCGCTCACTGCTCGAGGCCGATCAAGCAGCATTCAGCAGGCAGTTGGGGCTTGGGCCGGCGAAATTCGCTCAGTTGCAAGCGGTCCAGGAAATGGGCCGGCGGCATTTGGCCGAACGTGCGCGCCAAAAATCGGCGCTGGAAAATCCGCAGGCGGTTCGTGATTACCTGAAGTCAATGCTGCGCCATGAGCCTCACGAGGTGTTCGGCTGTCTGTTTTTGGATTCCAGGCATCAAGTGCTGACCTTTGAAGTGCTGTTTCGCGGATCCATCGACAGCACCAGTGTCTATCCGAGACAAGTGGTTAAACGCGCGTTGGCCCACAACGCCGCAGCGTTGATCCTCTGCCATAACCATCCGTCGGGTAATACCAACCCCAGTCAAGCAGACCGAACGCTGACCAAGCGCCTGCAAGAGGCGCTGGACCTGATCGATGTGCGGGTGCTCGACCATTTCATCATCGGTGACGGCGATCCGCTGTCCATGGCTGAGTATGGGTGGATGTAG
- a CDS encoding ABC transporter substrate-binding protein: MRLAALPLLLAPLLLSPLAHAAALSVCTEASPEGFDVVQYNSLTTTNASADVLMNRLVDFDTASGKVVASLADSWEVTPDGLTYVFKLHPQVKFHRTEYFSPSRDMTAEDVKFSFDRMLDPANPWHKVAQSGFPHAQSMQLPALIKKIDALDTLTVRFTLDHPDSTFLATLSMGFASIYSAEYADKLLKAGTPEKLNSQPIGSGPFVFTRFQKDASIRYKANPDYFRGKPSVDPLIFSITPDANVRLQKLRRNECQIALSPKPLDVQAALKEPTLKVEKTDAFMTAFVGINSQHPPLNKPEVRQAINLAFDKANYVKAVFEDTAEPANGPYPPNTWSYAKGLPGYPHDVEKAKALMAKAGLKNGFQTTIWTRPSGSLLNPNPSLSAQMLQSDLAEIGIQAEIRVIEWGELIRRAKAGEHDLLFMGWAGDNGDPDNFLTPQFSCAAVKSGTNFARYCNQDLDKLISAGKTTGEQGVRTKLYEQAQAQIQQQALWLPLAHPTAFALTRKDVEGYAVSPFGRQDYSKVILK; this comes from the coding sequence ATGCGCCTCGCTGCCCTACCGCTGTTGCTCGCCCCTCTTCTGCTGAGCCCATTGGCCCATGCCGCCGCTCTGAGCGTTTGCACTGAGGCAAGCCCGGAAGGGTTCGACGTGGTGCAATACAACTCGCTGACCACCACCAACGCCTCGGCCGACGTGCTGATGAACCGCCTGGTGGACTTCGATACCGCTAGCGGCAAAGTGGTCGCGAGCCTCGCGGACAGCTGGGAAGTCACGCCCGACGGCCTGACCTATGTCTTCAAATTGCACCCGCAGGTGAAATTCCACCGTACCGAGTACTTCAGCCCGTCGCGCGACATGACCGCCGAAGACGTGAAGTTCAGCTTCGACCGCATGCTCGACCCGGCAAACCCTTGGCACAAAGTGGCCCAAAGCGGCTTCCCGCATGCCCAGTCGATGCAGTTGCCGGCACTGATCAAGAAGATCGATGCGCTGGATACACTGACTGTGCGCTTCACCCTCGATCACCCGGACTCGACTTTCCTCGCCACCCTGAGCATGGGCTTCGCCTCGATCTACTCCGCCGAATATGCCGACAAACTGTTGAAGGCCGGCACCCCGGAAAAGCTCAACAGCCAGCCGATCGGCAGCGGGCCGTTCGTCTTCACGCGCTTCCAGAAAGATGCCTCGATCCGCTACAAGGCCAACCCGGACTACTTCCGCGGCAAGCCTTCGGTGGATCCGCTGATTTTCAGCATCACTCCTGACGCCAACGTGCGTTTGCAGAAATTGCGCCGCAACGAGTGCCAGATCGCCCTGTCGCCCAAGCCTCTGGACGTACAGGCAGCGCTGAAAGAACCGACCTTGAAAGTGGAAAAGACTGACGCCTTCATGACCGCGTTCGTTGGCATCAACAGCCAGCATCCGCCGCTGAACAAGCCCGAAGTGCGCCAGGCGATCAACCTCGCGTTCGACAAGGCCAACTACGTCAAAGCCGTGTTCGAAGACACCGCCGAACCTGCCAACGGTCCATACCCGCCAAATACCTGGAGCTATGCCAAAGGCCTGCCGGGTTATCCGCATGACGTCGAAAAAGCCAAAGCACTCATGGCGAAGGCCGGGCTCAAGAACGGCTTCCAGACCACCATCTGGACCCGACCTTCAGGCAGCCTGCTCAATCCTAACCCGAGCCTCAGCGCTCAAATGCTGCAATCGGACCTCGCGGAAATCGGCATTCAGGCCGAGATTCGGGTGATCGAATGGGGCGAACTGATTCGCCGCGCCAAGGCTGGCGAGCATGACCTGCTGTTCATGGGCTGGGCTGGCGATAACGGCGACCCGGACAACTTCCTCACGCCGCAGTTTTCCTGCGCGGCGGTCAAGTCCGGCACCAACTTCGCCCGCTACTGCAACCAGGACCTGGACAAGCTGATCAGCGCCGGCAAGACCACCGGCGAGCAAGGTGTGCGCACCAAGCTCTACGAGCAGGCTCAGGCGCAGATCCAGCAACAGGCGCTGTGGCTGCCGCTGGCCCACCCGACCGCCTTCGCGCTGACGCGCAAGGACGTCGAAGGGTATGCCGTCAGCCCATTCGGCCGTCAGGATTACTCGAAGGTCATCCTCAAGTAA
- the rpmB gene encoding 50S ribosomal protein L28 produces MSRVCQVTGKGPVTGNNISHANNKTRRRFLPNLQHHRFWVEEEKRFVRLRVSAKGMRIIDKRGITVVLAEIRKAGKI; encoded by the coding sequence ATGTCGAGAGTATGTCAAGTTACCGGTAAGGGTCCGGTGACTGGGAATAACATTTCCCACGCAAACAACAAAACCCGTCGTCGTTTCCTGCCGAACCTGCAGCATCACCGCTTCTGGGTTGAAGAAGAGAAACGTTTCGTGCGTCTGCGCGTATCTGCCAAAGGCATGCGTATCATCGACAAGCGTGGCATCACTGTCGTGCTGGCCGAAATCCGCAAAGCTGGCAAGATCTAA
- the rpmG gene encoding 50S ribosomal protein L33, translating into MRELIRLISSAGTGHFYTTDKNKRTTPDKIEIKKFDPVVRKHVIYKEGKIK; encoded by the coding sequence ATGCGTGAATTGATTCGTTTGATTTCGAGCGCCGGTACTGGTCACTTCTACACTACCGACAAGAACAAGCGCACTACTCCGGACAAAATCGAGATCAAGAAATTTGATCCGGTTGTTCGCAAGCACGTGATCTACAAAGAAGGCAAAATCAAGTAA
- a CDS encoding cupin domain-containing protein, with protein MSIQDIVDFSQATTQPDRYRPDPAKVLKGDPEQAVYNHYNSPCGQMSAGVWEGEVGQWHVNYTEHEYCEIVQGVSVLRDNEGNGKTLRVGDRFVIPAGFRGTWEVLEPCRKIYVVFEQKA; from the coding sequence ATGAGCATCCAGGACATCGTCGACTTCAGCCAGGCCACCACCCAGCCCGATCGCTATCGGCCAGACCCGGCGAAAGTCCTCAAGGGCGACCCCGAACAAGCAGTGTACAACCACTACAACAGCCCTTGCGGCCAGATGAGCGCAGGCGTGTGGGAAGGCGAAGTCGGCCAGTGGCATGTGAACTACACCGAGCATGAATACTGCGAGATCGTTCAGGGGGTTTCAGTGCTGCGCGACAACGAAGGCAACGGCAAGACCCTGCGCGTGGGCGATCGCTTCGTGATACCGGCCGGGTTCAGAGGCACCTGGGAAGTGCTGGAGCCGTGCCGCAAGATCTATGTGGTGTTTGAACAGAAAGCCTGA
- a CDS encoding aldehyde dehydrogenase, translated as MTTLTRADWEQRARDLKIEGRAYINGEYTDAVSAETFECISPVDGRLLGKIASCDAADAQRAVENARATFNSGVWSRLAPTKRKATMIRFAGLLKQHAEELALLETLDMGKPISDSLYIDVPGAAQALSWSGEAIDKIYDEVAATPHDQLGLVTREPVGVVGAIVPWNFPLMMACWKLGPALSTGNSVILKPSEKSPLTAIRIAALAVEAGIPKGVLNVLPGYGHTVGKALALHNDVDTLVFTGSTKIAKQLLIYSGESNMKRVWLEAGGKSPNIVFADAPDLQAAAESAAGAIAFNQGEVCTAGSRLLVERSIKDKFLPLVIEALKTWKPGNPLDPATNVGALVDTQQMNTVLSYIESGHTDGAKLVAGGKRILQETGGTYVEPTIFDGVSNAMKIAQEEIFGPVLSVITFDTAEEAIAIANDTPYGLAAAVWTQDISKAHLTAKALRAGSVWVNQYDGGDMTAPFGGFKQSGNGRDKSLHAFDKYTELKATWIKL; from the coding sequence ATGACCACCCTGACTCGTGCCGATTGGGAACAACGGGCTCGCGATCTGAAGATCGAAGGCCGCGCCTACATCAATGGCGAATACACCGATGCTGTCTCCGCCGAGACCTTCGAGTGCATCAGCCCGGTCGATGGCCGTCTGCTGGGCAAGATTGCCAGCTGTGACGCCGCCGACGCCCAGCGCGCTGTTGAAAACGCCCGCGCCACTTTCAATTCCGGCGTCTGGTCGCGCCTGGCGCCGACCAAACGCAAAGCCACCATGATCCGTTTCGCCGGCCTGCTGAAACAGCACGCCGAAGAGCTGGCCCTGCTTGAAACCCTGGACATGGGCAAGCCAATCAGCGATTCCCTGTACATCGATGTTCCAGGCGCGGCGCAAGCCCTGAGCTGGAGCGGTGAAGCCATCGACAAGATCTACGACGAAGTTGCCGCCACTCCGCACGATCAGTTGGGTCTGGTGACCCGCGAGCCGGTCGGCGTCGTCGGTGCCATCGTGCCGTGGAACTTCCCGTTGATGATGGCCTGCTGGAAACTCGGCCCGGCACTGTCCACCGGTAACTCGGTGATCCTCAAGCCATCCGAAAAATCCCCGTTGACCGCCATCCGCATCGCTGCGCTGGCCGTTGAGGCCGGCATCCCGAAAGGTGTGTTGAACGTCCTGCCAGGTTACGGTCACACCGTCGGCAAGGCCCTGGCCCTGCACAATGATGTGGACACCCTGGTGTTCACCGGTTCGACCAAAATCGCCAAGCAACTGCTGATCTACTCCGGCGAATCGAACATGAAACGCGTCTGGCTCGAAGCCGGCGGCAAGAGCCCGAACATCGTGTTCGCTGATGCACCGGACCTGCAAGCTGCCGCTGAATCGGCTGCCGGCGCCATCGCCTTCAACCAGGGCGAAGTCTGCACCGCCGGCTCGCGCCTGCTGGTGGAGCGTTCGATCAAGGATAAATTCCTGCCGCTGGTGATCGAGGCCCTCAAAACCTGGAAACCGGGCAACCCACTGGACCCGGCAACCAACGTCGGCGCACTGGTGGATACCCAGCAGATGAACACCGTGCTGTCCTACATCGAATCCGGCCACACCGACGGCGCCAAACTGGTGGCGGGCGGCAAACGCATTCTTCAGGAAACCGGTGGCACCTACGTTGAGCCGACGATTTTCGACGGCGTCAGCAACGCGATGAAAATCGCTCAGGAAGAAATCTTCGGCCCAGTGCTGTCGGTGATCACTTTCGACACTGCCGAAGAAGCCATTGCGATTGCCAACGACACACCTTACGGCTTGGCCGCAGCGGTGTGGACCCAGGATATTTCCAAGGCCCATCTGACTGCCAAGGCACTGCGCGCTGGTAGCGTGTGGGTCAACCAGTATGACGGCGGCGACATGACGGCCCCGTTCGGTGGCTTCAAGCAGTCCGGCAACGGTCGCGACAAGTCGCTGCATGCGTTCGACAAGTACACCGAGCTCAAGGCGACCTGGATCAAGTTGTAA
- a CDS encoding MFS transporter, which translates to MRWATYFAVLASVLSVGLALGVSMPLVSFRLEGWGYGSFAIGVMAAMPAIGVLLGAKISSHLAARLGTANLMRLCLWAGALSIGLLALLPSYPIWLVLRLMIGVILTLVFILGESWINQLVIEQWRGRLVALYGSSYALSQLAGPLLLGVLGTEHDYGFWVGVGLLMAAPFLLLGRSGAPTSEACSVTFSDLLGFCRGLPAIAWAVSLFAAFEAMILTLLPVYCLRQGFTTEIALAMVSTVVVGDALLQLPIGALADRLSRRTLFTGCAVVLLISSLAIPFLIDTLLIWPLWVLFGASAGGLFTLSLILIGERYRDDALVRANAHIAQLWGIGCLIGPLAAGAGSQWISGHALPLLMAAGALGLVILLSRQGAFGTVAEPA; encoded by the coding sequence ATGCGTTGGGCGACTTATTTCGCCGTGTTGGCGTCTGTCTTGAGTGTCGGCCTGGCGCTGGGCGTCAGCATGCCGCTGGTGTCGTTTCGCCTGGAGGGCTGGGGTTACGGCTCGTTCGCCATCGGTGTGATGGCAGCGATGCCCGCCATTGGCGTACTGCTGGGGGCAAAGATCTCCAGCCATCTGGCCGCGCGTCTGGGCACGGCCAATCTGATGCGTTTGTGCCTGTGGGCCGGGGCGTTGTCCATCGGTTTGCTGGCGCTGTTGCCGAGCTATCCGATCTGGCTGGTATTGCGGCTGATGATCGGCGTGATCCTGACCCTCGTCTTCATCCTCGGCGAAAGCTGGATCAACCAACTGGTGATCGAACAATGGCGCGGGCGATTGGTGGCGCTGTATGGCAGCAGTTATGCGCTGAGTCAGCTGGCCGGGCCGTTGCTGCTTGGCGTACTGGGCACTGAGCACGATTACGGATTCTGGGTCGGCGTCGGTTTGCTGATGGCAGCACCGTTCCTGTTGCTGGGCCGCAGCGGCGCGCCGACCAGTGAAGCCTGCAGCGTGACCTTCAGCGACTTGCTGGGCTTCTGCCGTGGCCTGCCGGCGATTGCCTGGGCGGTGTCGCTGTTCGCAGCATTCGAAGCGATGATCCTGACTTTGTTGCCGGTTTATTGCCTGCGTCAGGGCTTTACGACGGAAATTGCGTTGGCGATGGTCAGCACGGTGGTGGTGGGTGATGCCTTGCTGCAATTGCCGATTGGCGCACTGGCTGATCGCTTGTCGCGACGTACGTTGTTCACCGGGTGTGCGGTGGTCCTGCTGATCTCGAGCCTGGCCATCCCGTTCCTGATCGACACGTTGCTGATCTGGCCGTTGTGGGTGTTGTTCGGTGCCAGTGCCGGCGGCTTATTCACCTTGTCACTGATCCTGATCGGCGAGCGCTATCGCGACGATGCGCTGGTGCGCGCCAATGCGCATATCGCGCAGCTGTGGGGTATCGGTTGCCTGATCGGACCGCTGGCGGCCGGTGCCGGCAGTCAGTGGATCAGCGGGCATGCGTTGCCACTGCTGATGGCGGCCGGTGCGCTGGGGTTGGTGATTCTGCTGTCACGGCAAGGCGCGTTTGGCACGGTGGCGGAGCCGGCTTAA
- a CDS encoding phospholipase D family protein — MSGCATLDAHRTPSQALPASDSAFGRSIQAQAAPHQGRSGFRLLSDSTEAFTARAELIRNAQSSLDLQYYIVHDGISTRMLVDELLKAADRGVRVRILLDDTTSDGLDRIIATLAAHPQIQIRVFNPLHLGRSTGVTRTAGRLFNLSQQHRRMHNKLWLADNSMAIVGGRNLGDEYFDAEPNLNFTDIDMLGVGPVAEQLGHSFDQYWNSALSKPIDEFLSSKPTARDLENTRTRLEESLEETRKQNHALYQQLTTYTTHPRLAIWRRELIWAWNQALWDAPSKVLADGEPDPQLLLTTQLAPELNGVSKELIMVSAYFVPGQPGLVYLTGRANAGVSVSLLTNALEATDVPAVHGGYAPYRKALLEHGVQLFELRRQPGEGGGSGPHLFYSKSYRGSDSSLHSKAMIFDQQKSFIGSFNFDPRSVLWNTEVGVLVDSPELATRVRELAFQGMAPALSYQAKLENGQIVWVTEDDGKLHTLTKEPGTWWRRFNAWMSTTVGLERML; from the coding sequence ATGAGCGGTTGTGCCACCCTTGATGCGCACAGGACTCCCAGCCAGGCGCTGCCCGCCAGCGATTCGGCGTTCGGCCGTTCGATCCAGGCCCAGGCTGCGCCTCATCAGGGCCGCTCGGGCTTTCGCCTGCTGTCCGACAGCACCGAAGCCTTCACGGCCCGCGCCGAGCTGATCCGCAACGCCCAAAGCAGCCTGGATTTGCAGTACTACATCGTTCACGACGGCATCAGCACACGGATGTTGGTGGATGAACTGCTCAAGGCTGCCGACCGCGGTGTGCGCGTACGCATTCTGCTCGACGACACCACCAGCGATGGCCTGGACCGGATCATCGCCACGCTGGCGGCGCATCCGCAGATCCAGATCCGTGTGTTCAACCCATTGCACCTTGGCCGCAGTACCGGCGTGACACGAACGGCGGGACGGTTGTTCAACCTGTCGCAGCAACACCGGCGCATGCACAACAAGCTCTGGTTGGCGGACAACAGCATGGCCATTGTCGGTGGACGCAATCTGGGGGATGAGTACTTCGATGCCGAACCCAACCTGAATTTCACTGACATCGACATGCTCGGCGTCGGCCCGGTCGCCGAACAGCTGGGGCACAGTTTTGACCAATACTGGAACAGTGCGCTGAGCAAGCCGATCGACGAGTTCCTCTCGAGCAAACCGACGGCCAGAGACCTGGAAAACACCCGGACCCGACTGGAAGAATCGCTTGAGGAAACGCGCAAACAGAATCACGCGCTCTACCAGCAGTTGACGACCTACACCACTCACCCGCGCCTGGCAATCTGGCGTCGGGAGTTGATCTGGGCCTGGAACCAGGCACTGTGGGACGCGCCGAGCAAGGTGCTGGCCGACGGCGAGCCCGACCCGCAGTTGCTGCTGACCACGCAGTTGGCGCCCGAGCTCAATGGCGTCAGCAAAGAGCTGATCATGGTTTCGGCCTACTTCGTACCCGGCCAGCCGGGGCTGGTGTACCTGACCGGGCGCGCCAATGCCGGGGTGTCGGTGAGCCTGCTGACCAACGCACTGGAAGCCACTGACGTCCCGGCGGTGCATGGCGGCTACGCGCCGTATCGCAAGGCACTGCTGGAGCATGGCGTGCAGCTGTTCGAATTGCGTCGCCAGCCTGGCGAAGGCGGCGGCAGCGGACCCCATCTGTTCTACAGCAAGTCCTACCGCGGCTCCGACTCCAGCCTGCACAGCAAGGCGATGATTTTCGACCAGCAGAAGTCTTTCATTGGCTCGTTCAATTTCGACCCACGCTCAGTGCTGTGGAACACCGAAGTCGGGGTGCTGGTGGACAGCCCGGAACTCGCCACGCGCGTGCGTGAACTGGCGTTTCAAGGCATGGCGCCGGCCCTGAGTTATCAGGCCAAGCTGGAAAACGGCCAGATTGTCTGGGTCACCGAAGATGACGGCAAACTGCACACCCTGACCAAGGAGCCGGGGACTTGGTGGCGTCGCTTCAATGCGTGGATGAGCACCACCGTCGGCCTGGAACGGATGTTGTAA
- a CDS encoding DUF1120 domain-containing protein, giving the protein MENLFLMAAIAVAASPMLASAASTSLTVTGAVTPTSCIPTFAGGTTVDLGKLSAKELNVAAQTNFPEKDVTLKIACTAPAAVEFAVTDGRGDTKAPGLVFSPTGFTGENLYYGLGTVNGVAIGGFGLRVGTPSADQQAQQFLVRTPDNLNWRTPRSLMVSNAPTSYSWGEDEVKGPIAATFHSFPMKVAAAIRPARDLPVTTDEYKVDGFVTFDVYYL; this is encoded by the coding sequence ATGGAAAATCTTTTTTTGATGGCCGCTATTGCAGTTGCAGCTTCCCCGATGTTGGCGTCGGCAGCAAGTACCAGTTTGACGGTGACCGGCGCTGTTACGCCAACTTCGTGTATCCCGACGTTTGCCGGTGGTACGACTGTGGACCTGGGTAAGTTGTCTGCAAAAGAACTGAATGTTGCTGCTCAAACCAATTTTCCCGAGAAGGACGTCACGCTGAAAATCGCGTGCACCGCGCCCGCCGCCGTGGAGTTCGCCGTGACGGATGGTCGTGGCGATACCAAGGCGCCAGGTTTGGTTTTTAGCCCTACCGGTTTTACCGGTGAAAATCTGTATTACGGTCTAGGTACCGTAAACGGCGTGGCGATTGGCGGTTTCGGCTTGCGAGTTGGCACCCCAAGTGCAGATCAGCAAGCACAGCAATTTCTGGTTCGTACCCCCGATAATCTTAACTGGCGTACCCCGCGCAGCCTGATGGTGTCGAATGCGCCTACCAGCTATTCCTGGGGCGAAGACGAGGTTAAAGGGCCGATTGCCGCCACTTTCCACTCCTTTCCCATGAAAGTGGCAGCGGCAATTCGCCCGGCCAGGGATCTTCCGGTCACCACCGATGAGTACAAGGTCGATGGGTTTGTGACCTTCGACGTTTACTACCTGTAA
- a CDS encoding fimbria/pilus chaperone family protein, which translates to MARLEIIMFSLKKQVALGAFIAIGMAVSSTSAFAVGMVPEVPVLLVDEAIGEATINVRNTDDQPALLYTVIEDIPQDSEHLLVVTQPVARVEAGATQQLRFILQSAKPLETERLKRVIFEGILPAETGGQAQVKLGVRQNIPVILRPAHLPVEREPWKRLNWSLQGGKVQVKNASPYIVRLAKSVSIMPLGIPLDLPRTYVLPGEELVLTGVVVVGATVRLSPASTYGFAVGSYDAPLVVR; encoded by the coding sequence TTGGCACGCCTGGAAATCATTATGTTTTCATTAAAAAAGCAGGTCGCGCTGGGTGCGTTCATCGCTATCGGTATGGCCGTTTCCAGTACGAGCGCGTTCGCCGTTGGCATGGTGCCGGAGGTTCCGGTGCTGCTGGTGGATGAGGCCATCGGCGAAGCAACAATCAACGTTCGGAACACTGACGACCAGCCTGCGTTGTTGTACACCGTGATTGAGGATATTCCCCAGGACAGTGAGCATCTGCTGGTCGTCACCCAGCCGGTGGCGCGTGTCGAGGCGGGTGCAACCCAGCAGCTCAGGTTTATTCTACAAAGTGCCAAACCCCTCGAAACCGAACGCCTGAAGCGCGTCATCTTCGAGGGCATTCTGCCTGCCGAAACCGGAGGGCAGGCTCAAGTGAAACTGGGTGTGCGCCAGAATATTCCAGTGATCCTGCGCCCGGCCCATCTGCCGGTCGAACGTGAACCCTGGAAGCGTCTGAACTGGTCGTTACAGGGCGGTAAGGTTCAGGTCAAAAACGCCAGTCCGTATATAGTCCGGCTGGCAAAGTCGGTCAGCATCATGCCCCTCGGCATACCGCTGGATTTACCGCGTACTTACGTGCTGCCCGGCGAGGAGCTGGTACTTACGGGCGTTGTGGTGGTGGGTGCGACTGTGCGCTTGTCGCCTGCGAGCACTTACGGGTTCGCAGTGGGCAGCTACGATGCGCCCTTGGTCGTCAGGTAA